The Deltaproteobacteria bacterium genomic sequence CGGAGCGCCTGCGCGCGGAAAAGGAGGCGCTGGCGGACCGGCTCTTGCGGATCGGTGAGGAAAAAGCGCTCGAGAGCAGGGAGCGGTACCGGGAGCTCCTGGAGATCACTTCCGACTGGCTATGGGAGGTCGACCGGAGCGGTGTATACACATATGTCGGCCCCGGCGTCCGGTGCCTCCTCGGGTACGAGCCCGACGAATTGCTCGGCAAGAGGCCTTTCGACCTGATGCCCGCCGACGAGGCCGCCCGCGTCGAGAAACTGTTCATGTCCATGATCGAGAACGGATCACCGCTCCACCGGATCGAGAACGTCAATCGGCACAAGGATGGGCGGCTGCTGACACTGGAAACCAACGGGGTGCCTTTCTTCGGACCGGACAACGCCCTGCAGGGGTACCGGGGCGTGGACCGGGACATCTCCGACCGGGTGGAGGCGGCCGTCGCCCTGCGGTCGAGCGAAGGAAGGTACCGGAGCCTGTTCGAAGGAGCCGGCGCCGTGATGCTCCTGATCGATCCGGAGTCGGGAAGAATCGTCGACGCCAACCCCGCGGCCGGCGGATATTACGGATTCCCGTGCGACAGGCTTCGATCCATGACGATCCTGGAGATCAACGTCCTTCCCCCGGAGGAGGTCTTCCGGGATATGGACAAGGCGCGGAACGGGGAACGTGGCCGATTCACGTTCACGCACCGCCTTGCGTCGGGGGAATTGCGGCCGGTCGAGGTCTTCAGCGGGCCGATCCGGGTACACGACAGGGATCTGCTGTTCTCGATCG encodes the following:
- a CDS encoding PAS domain S-box protein, whose amino-acid sequence is MGTEEAIPRQQAMIGEMFRKVVDGIPVMLICYDGAANPVLVNGEFTRVLGWTLEDARKVDLMAECYPDPAYRKEVRACMAAAEPGWNDFRVRARDGRIVETSWANVHLSDGSHIAIGIDATERLRAEKEALADRLLRIGEEKALESRERYRELLEITSDWLWEVDRSGVYTYVGPGVRCLLGYEPDELLGKRPFDLMPADEAARVEKLFMSMIENGSPLHRIENVNRHKDGRLLTLETNGVPFFGPDNALQGYRGVDRDISDRVEAAVALRSSEGRYRSLFEGAGAVMLLIDPESGRIVDANPAAGGYYGFPCDRLRSMTILEINVLPPEEVFRDMDKARNGERGRFTFTHRLASGELRPVEVFSGPIRVHDRDLLFSIVHDIADRVRAEEALRESEERFRSLAERIPQPVFETGEDGRLTYMNLHGRNLFGYPEGELV